Proteins from a single region of Dysosmobacter acutus:
- a CDS encoding xanthine dehydrogenase family protein molybdopterin-binding subunit, with protein MIHRGRGLAAMFYPIAPTGVSACFVKVNADGTAVLYLGTTDIGQGSVTVLSQIASEALGISIDRIAVVSGDSKLAPYDRGPVGSRTTYATGNAVLIACAEARETLLRAASRLLDMDPGGLRVENNRVCIEGFEEESVSVAQAADYAFRTMGTAILGKGTFSPHIRPIRKETGHGKQYATHVYAAQIAVVDVDDETGAFAVKKIYAVHDCGQAVNPMLVHGQIHGGTGMGVGFARYEEMVLQEGKVRNNQFTDYIVPTAGDVPPILSDFIERPEPTGPYGAKGVGEPAILPTAPAIANAIFDAVGVWILDLPITPEKVYRALQQKKSESGSGGRI; from the coding sequence ATGATTCACCGCGGGCGCGGCCTGGCCGCCATGTTTTATCCCATCGCCCCCACCGGCGTTTCCGCCTGTTTTGTAAAGGTCAACGCGGACGGCACGGCGGTGCTCTACTTGGGCACCACGGACATCGGGCAGGGTTCTGTCACCGTGCTGTCCCAGATCGCCTCCGAGGCGCTGGGTATTTCCATCGACCGGATCGCGGTGGTGTCCGGGGATTCCAAGCTGGCCCCCTACGACCGGGGGCCGGTGGGCAGCAGGACCACCTACGCCACCGGGAACGCGGTTCTGATAGCCTGCGCGGAGGCCAGGGAGACGCTGCTCCGGGCAGCGTCCCGCTTGCTGGACATGGACCCCGGCGGCCTGCGGGTGGAAAACAACCGTGTCTGCATAGAGGGCTTTGAAGAGGAGAGCGTCTCCGTCGCCCAGGCCGCGGACTATGCCTTTCGCACCATGGGAACCGCTATATTGGGGAAGGGGACGTTCAGCCCACACATCCGGCCCATCCGCAAAGAGACCGGCCACGGCAAGCAGTACGCCACCCACGTGTACGCCGCCCAGATCGCCGTTGTGGACGTGGACGATGAGACCGGAGCCTTTGCGGTCAAAAAAATTTACGCCGTCCACGACTGCGGACAGGCCGTCAACCCCATGCTGGTCCATGGCCAGATCCACGGCGGAACCGGAATGGGCGTGGGCTTTGCCCGGTACGAGGAGATGGTGCTTCAGGAAGGGAAGGTGCGCAACAACCAGTTTACGGATTATATCGTCCCGACGGCCGGCGACGTGCCGCCGATCCTCAGCGACTTTATAGAGCGTCCGGAGCCCACCGGCCCCTATGGGGCCAAGGGCGTGGGGGAACCCGCCATTCTGCCCACGGCCCCGGCCATTGCCAACGCCATTTTCGACGCGGTGGGCGTCTGGATCCTGGATCTGCCGATCACGCCGGAAAAGGTATACAGGGCGCTTCAGCAAAAGAAAAGCGAATCCGGGAGCGGCGGGCGGATTTGA
- a CDS encoding xanthine dehydrogenase family protein molybdopterin-binding subunit yields the protein MNTVGTSMPRLDAELLVTGRARYGADIDLPNALWCKVKHSERAHAKIRSIDLSEAQALSGVAAVCTAGDFACNRHGVSIRDEPFLSDDRVRGYYDSVAAVAAESEEIAQKAAALIRVEYEDLPGVFDPFEAMKEGSCSIHGGGNIAAEVKIVNGDVDRAFPRCPHIFEQQMYTPVNEHAFIEPHAAVAYLDEIAGDIVVRTSVQRPALIAEDLALAIGWPQSKVRVITGSVGGGFGGKNEITFEHILAVLAIKTRRPVKMAYTREEEFDCSTVRHPYWIKMRSGVLEDGRILAREVWIVSDCGPYVGLGKMTLEKGCIHGCGPYRIPNTRVCGKLVYTNNSFGSAMRGFGVPQLGFAYEVHTDYIARRMGISPLEFRRINAIRDGDKLPTGMSLNQVTVGQAIDRAVQLAREGGDWE from the coding sequence ATGAACACGGTGGGAACCTCCATGCCGCGCCTGGACGCGGAACTCCTTGTCACCGGAAGAGCGCGCTACGGCGCGGACATCGACCTGCCAAACGCCCTTTGGTGCAAGGTCAAGCACAGTGAGCGCGCCCACGCCAAAATCCGCTCCATCGACCTCTCCGAGGCCCAGGCTCTGAGCGGTGTGGCCGCCGTGTGCACGGCCGGGGATTTTGCCTGCAACCGCCACGGCGTCAGCATCCGGGACGAGCCCTTCCTGTCGGATGACCGCGTGCGGGGCTACTACGACAGCGTGGCCGCCGTGGCCGCGGAGTCGGAGGAGATCGCGCAAAAGGCCGCCGCGCTTATCCGCGTGGAGTATGAGGACCTGCCCGGTGTGTTCGACCCCTTTGAGGCCATGAAAGAGGGAAGCTGCTCTATCCACGGAGGCGGCAACATCGCGGCGGAGGTAAAAATCGTCAACGGGGATGTGGACCGGGCCTTCCCCCGGTGCCCGCATATTTTTGAGCAGCAGATGTATACACCGGTCAATGAGCACGCATTCATCGAGCCCCATGCCGCCGTGGCCTACCTGGACGAGATCGCGGGAGATATTGTGGTCCGGACCTCGGTACAGCGCCCGGCCCTGATCGCGGAGGACCTGGCACTGGCCATCGGCTGGCCCCAGAGCAAAGTCCGGGTCATCACCGGCTCCGTGGGCGGCGGGTTCGGCGGGAAAAACGAGATCACGTTTGAGCACATCCTGGCTGTGCTGGCCATCAAGACCCGCCGCCCGGTGAAAATGGCCTATACCCGTGAGGAGGAGTTCGACTGCTCCACCGTGCGCCACCCCTACTGGATCAAAATGCGCTCCGGCGTCTTGGAGGATGGGAGAATACTGGCCCGGGAGGTCTGGATTGTCTCCGACTGCGGCCCCTATGTGGGGCTTGGGAAGATGACGCTGGAGAAGGGCTGCATCCACGGCTGCGGCCCCTACCGGATTCCAAACACCCGGGTCTGCGGGAAACTGGTCTACACAAACAACAGCTTTGGAAGCGCCATGCGCGGATTCGGCGTGCCCCAGCTTGGCTTTGCCTACGAGGTGCACACCGACTACATCGCCCGCCGGATGGGCATTTCACCGCTGGAGTTCAGAAGGATCAACGCCATCCGGGACGGCGACAAGCTGCCCACCGGCATGTCGCTGAACCAGGTCACCGTGGGGCAGGCAATCGACCGGGCGGTCCAGCTGGCACGGGAAGGAGGCGACTGGGAATGA
- a CDS encoding (2Fe-2S)-binding protein produces MRDIVLTINEREYPVQVEDHEVLVDVIRNRLHLYGTKIGCGSGECGACSIIMDGDIVNSCLILACRAQGHRFTTIEGLEQDGKLHPLQEVFIKNSALQCGFCGPGMLLAAKVLVEENPCPSEAEIRAGIGGNLCRCTGYVNIVKSVMEYAAENGGSGA; encoded by the coding sequence ATGAGAGACATTGTGCTGACCATCAACGAGCGGGAGTACCCGGTGCAGGTGGAGGACCATGAGGTCCTGGTGGACGTCATACGAAACCGGCTGCATCTGTACGGCACAAAGATAGGCTGCGGCAGCGGGGAGTGCGGCGCGTGCAGCATCATTATGGACGGAGACATCGTCAACTCCTGCCTCATCCTGGCCTGCCGGGCCCAGGGACACCGCTTCACCACTATTGAAGGACTGGAGCAGGACGGAAAGCTCCATCCCCTCCAGGAGGTCTTTATCAAAAATTCCGCGCTCCAGTGCGGATTCTGCGGGCCGGGCATGCTCCTTGCGGCCAAGGTTCTGGTGGAGGAGAATCCCTGTCCCAGCGAGGCGGAAATCCGCGCGGGGATCGGCGGCAATCTCTGCCGGTGCACCGGCTATGTCAATATCGTCAAGTCCGTGATGGAATACGCGGCGGAGAATGGAGGGAGCGGAGCATGA
- a CDS encoding FAD binding domain-containing protein, translating into MERFQLFSPASIPEAIELYQAHREAGCMYISGGTDLVPSMRKGALHPAFLIDLQSVGIGGIRLTAEGTEIGAACTMKKLCSNNLIQSLWHALYLAAGSVGCTQTRGLATVGGNLCSGLPSMDTAPALLVYDAVLEIASASGCRRVGAEDFFVGPRKTCLRPGEILTRILLPDREERRKAHFIKFGRRNTLTLSIVNEAVGAVVRQDCLHQVRVAVGACAPTPVRIHGLEDYLEGRSASEIEEQAVRELVAREIRPIDDFRASAEYRSSLAGALVCKSLRVLTGRSDPEDLVIGGRE; encoded by the coding sequence TTGGAGCGGTTTCAGCTTTTCAGTCCCGCGTCTATTCCGGAGGCGATAGAGCTTTACCAGGCGCACCGGGAGGCGGGCTGCATGTACATCAGCGGCGGGACCGACCTGGTTCCCTCTATGCGTAAAGGCGCTTTGCATCCCGCGTTTTTGATCGATCTCCAGTCCGTCGGGATAGGCGGCATCCGTCTCACGGCGGAGGGAACGGAGATCGGCGCTGCCTGCACCATGAAAAAACTCTGTTCCAACAATCTCATCCAGTCCCTGTGGCACGCTCTCTATCTGGCGGCAGGCTCCGTTGGCTGCACCCAGACCAGAGGGCTTGCGACGGTGGGCGGAAACCTCTGTTCCGGCCTGCCCAGCATGGATACGGCGCCGGCGCTGCTGGTTTATGACGCGGTCCTGGAGATTGCTTCCGCCTCGGGCTGCCGCCGGGTCGGCGCGGAGGACTTTTTCGTGGGCCCAAGGAAGACCTGCCTGAGACCGGGGGAGATTCTGACCAGGATACTTCTGCCGGACCGGGAAGAGCGCCGCAAGGCCCATTTTATCAAGTTTGGCCGCCGTAATACGCTGACGCTGTCCATTGTCAACGAGGCGGTGGGAGCGGTGGTCCGGCAGGACTGCCTGCATCAGGTCCGCGTCGCGGTGGGGGCCTGCGCGCCTACTCCGGTGCGGATCCACGGCCTGGAGGATTACCTTGAGGGACGGAGCGCGTCGGAGATAGAGGAACAGGCGGTGCGGGAACTGGTGGCGCGCGAAATCCGACCCATCGACGACTTCCGGGCCAGCGCCGAATACCGCTCCTCCCTGGCCGGCGCCCTGGTCTGCAAGAGCCTGCGCGTTCTCACCGGGCGGTCCGATCCGGAGGACCTTGTGATAGGAGGACGTGAATGA
- a CDS encoding cupin domain-containing protein, with translation MASEAKTAPGHWSVFGRTVFEGGGVSVRHNLILAGGGAQAHRHDFEHIFFVLRGSLHVTCGGKTTVVPAGCAFRFEPGEQHQVCGDGVSDAEYLTINVPALQTAPDDGGKGA, from the coding sequence ATGGCGTCTGAGGCAAAAACCGCGCCGGGGCATTGGAGCGTATTCGGCCGCACCGTTTTTGAGGGCGGAGGCGTTTCCGTCCGGCACAACCTGATTTTGGCCGGCGGCGGAGCCCAAGCCCATCGGCATGACTTTGAACATATCTTTTTTGTCCTCCGGGGCAGCCTCCATGTGACCTGCGGCGGTAAGACCACGGTGGTTCCGGCCGGCTGCGCGTTCCGGTTTGAGCCGGGGGAGCAGCACCAGGTCTGCGGCGACGGCGTGTCCGACGCGGAGTACCTGACCATCAATGTGCCCGCTCTCCAAACAGCGCCGGATGACGGCGGGAAGGGGGCGTAA
- a CDS encoding TRAP transporter permease codes for MKNATIPKTGVDNPKLLLLAKCVAVAGILYHIYSLMIRATSPGYIRPVHVCFLVIMAYLVAPKPGKKKGTILFWWIVDTVLVCGVIASTVYIFIDQQSWMMRYAISSTDLDFLFSTITAIAILVMAQRLVGWPMVLLAGVAMAYCLFGHNLSGSFRILQITPRKMMTTMYFMQDGFFSSLIGVCLSYVLPFVFVGKLMEICGTGDYFTELAAKLTGRSRGGPAKVAIVSSALFGTVSGAGTANVVATGTFTIPLMKRIGYPSHFAAAVEAVASTGGQIMPPIMASAAFLAADLSGIPYGQLAIAAVIPALIYYVSLYFSIDLEAGRLSLKAMDAEDIVSWGALLKRAYLLLPLAIIIIVLTVLQQSPLKGTFYAMICGCVIYFINPKTRKSLKEGLIGIVDAMYKCASAMAGIGAAFLCASIVVAVLNMTGIAVKFSSAILQVGQGSVLLSLLLTAAIVIVLGMGLPVAASYVIAASVCVSSLLKLGIPMAAAHLFILHFASLSALTPPVCLSAYAAAGISGDSPMKVGFTAVRIGLVAFMLPFFFAINPDMLVIINGAGPALRTCITALIGCAGISFATIGWYRHTVNPVFRVAFLAGGLLMIDPSLTTDVVGFGVLAATMLVHLIVSRKKKEAEKI; via the coding sequence ATGAAGAACGCAACGATACCGAAGACAGGAGTTGACAACCCCAAGCTGCTGCTGTTGGCAAAATGCGTTGCAGTTGCCGGCATCCTGTACCACATTTATTCGCTGATGATCCGCGCAACCTCACCAGGATATATCCGCCCGGTTCACGTCTGCTTTCTGGTCATCATGGCCTACCTGGTGGCGCCAAAGCCAGGAAAAAAGAAGGGAACGATCCTCTTTTGGTGGATTGTGGACACGGTGCTGGTCTGCGGCGTAATTGCCTCCACGGTCTATATTTTTATAGACCAGCAATCCTGGATGATGCGCTATGCCATCTCGTCCACGGACCTGGATTTCCTCTTCTCCACCATCACCGCCATTGCGATTCTTGTGATGGCTCAGCGGCTGGTGGGCTGGCCCATGGTCCTTCTGGCCGGTGTGGCCATGGCCTACTGCCTGTTCGGCCACAATCTCTCCGGCTCCTTCCGCATCCTGCAGATCACGCCCCGGAAGATGATGACCACCATGTATTTCATGCAGGACGGATTTTTCAGCTCGCTGATCGGCGTGTGCCTCTCCTATGTGCTGCCTTTTGTCTTTGTGGGAAAGCTCATGGAGATCTGCGGTACCGGCGATTATTTCACGGAGCTGGCCGCCAAGTTGACCGGCAGATCAAGAGGCGGCCCCGCCAAAGTAGCCATTGTCTCCAGCGCGCTCTTTGGGACCGTGTCCGGAGCCGGCACCGCCAATGTGGTGGCCACCGGAACCTTCACCATTCCGCTCATGAAGCGCATCGGCTATCCCAGCCATTTTGCCGCGGCGGTGGAGGCAGTGGCCTCCACCGGAGGGCAGATCATGCCGCCCATCATGGCCTCCGCCGCGTTTTTGGCCGCGGACCTCAGCGGCATCCCCTACGGCCAGCTGGCCATCGCCGCGGTCATCCCCGCCCTGATCTACTATGTGAGCCTCTATTTTTCCATTGACCTTGAGGCGGGGCGGCTCAGCCTCAAGGCCATGGACGCTGAGGACATCGTCTCCTGGGGCGCACTTTTGAAACGCGCCTATCTGCTGCTGCCCCTGGCCATTATCATTATCGTGCTGACGGTGCTGCAGCAAAGCCCGCTCAAGGGCACCTTTTACGCCATGATCTGCGGCTGTGTGATCTACTTCATCAATCCCAAGACACGCAAGTCCCTGAAGGAGGGACTGATAGGCATCGTCGATGCGATGTACAAGTGCGCCTCCGCCATGGCCGGCATCGGCGCCGCGTTCCTGTGCGCCAGCATTGTGGTGGCCGTATTGAATATGACGGGAATTGCAGTCAAGTTCTCCTCCGCCATTTTGCAGGTGGGGCAGGGCAGCGTCCTGCTGTCCCTGCTTCTGACAGCCGCCATTGTCATTGTGCTGGGCATGGGGCTGCCGGTGGCCGCCTCCTATGTCATAGCGGCCAGCGTCTGTGTCAGTTCCCTGCTGAAGTTGGGCATCCCCATGGCCGCGGCCCATCTCTTCATCCTGCACTTTGCCAGTCTCTCCGCCCTGACTCCGCCGGTGTGCCTCTCGGCCTATGCGGCCGCCGGTATCTCCGGGGACTCCCCCATGAAAGTGGGCTTTACCGCCGTGCGGATTGGACTGGTGGCCTTTATGCTCCCCTTTTTCTTTGCCATCAACCCGGACATGCTGGTCATCATCAATGGGGCGGGACCGGCTCTGCGAACCTGTATTACGGCGCTTATCGGATGCGCGGGCATCTCCTTTGCAACCATCGGCTGGTACAGGCACACGGTCAATCCCGTTTTCCGGGTGGCCTTTTTGGCAGGCGGCCTCTTGATGATCGACCCCTCTCTTACCACGGATGTGGTGGGCTTTGGCGTTCTGGCCGCGACCATGCTTGTCCACTTGATAGTGAGCCGGAAGAAAAAGGAAGCTGAAAAAATATAG
- a CDS encoding TAXI family TRAP transporter solute-binding subunit: MKKMLSILLSGMLIFTLLAGCGNTGAPAKGGSSSSGSSQSSSAGGSGDELVIPDSYTLLNTASGSSGGLWYTLMVCYSEVLKNDTGISLQCEPGGGGTANMNAVGVDDHTFGFTNNAAMYCGMNGIGYDRTFDNVRTMFPLYPSIQLFYAVDPNLKTIYDLENKIVCLGPSGGGVVNMTLLEFETFGIHPREVVYMAYADALTALKDGTVDCVVDAGGHPNASVTELETTMDKVSLLTVPMEDMEKIHEAAPYYSIFPISSDLYKSLDEDLQMLGFYSIAICTEDFPDDVVYAMTKAAFDNYDTIVTNVASAKDIALENVQYMYGPMHPGAMRYYEEQGIDVSAFDPGNF, translated from the coding sequence ATGAAAAAGATGTTGTCAATCCTGCTGTCCGGAATGCTGATTTTCACCTTGCTTGCAGGCTGTGGAAATACAGGCGCTCCCGCCAAGGGCGGGTCTTCCTCTTCAGGCTCCTCCCAAAGTTCTTCCGCCGGCGGGTCCGGCGATGAGCTGGTCATTCCCGACAGCTACACGCTGCTCAATACGGCCAGCGGCTCCAGCGGCGGCCTCTGGTACACCCTGATGGTGTGCTACAGCGAAGTGCTGAAAAACGACACCGGCATCTCCCTCCAGTGCGAGCCCGGCGGAGGCGGCACCGCCAATATGAACGCGGTGGGCGTGGACGACCACACATTCGGGTTTACCAACAACGCGGCCATGTACTGCGGAATGAACGGCATCGGCTATGACCGGACGTTTGACAATGTCCGCACCATGTTCCCGCTGTATCCCAGCATCCAGCTGTTCTATGCCGTGGACCCCAACCTCAAAACCATTTATGACCTGGAGAACAAGATCGTCTGTCTGGGGCCCTCCGGAGGCGGTGTGGTGAATATGACCCTTCTGGAATTTGAGACGTTCGGCATCCATCCAAGAGAGGTGGTCTACATGGCATACGCGGATGCGCTGACCGCCCTGAAGGACGGCACCGTGGACTGCGTTGTGGACGCCGGCGGCCATCCCAACGCCTCTGTGACCGAGCTTGAGACCACCATGGACAAGGTGTCCCTTTTGACCGTGCCGATGGAGGACATGGAAAAGATCCATGAGGCGGCGCCCTATTACAGCATCTTCCCCATCTCCTCCGACCTCTATAAATCCCTGGATGAGGACCTGCAGATGCTGGGCTTCTACTCCATCGCCATCTGCACGGAGGACTTCCCCGACGACGTGGTCTATGCCATGACGAAGGCCGCGTTTGACAACTACGATACCATTGTGACCAACGTGGCGTCCGCAAAGGATATTGCGCTGGAAAACGTCCAGTACATGTACGGCCCCATGCACCCAGGCGCGATGCGCTATTACGAGGAGCAGGGCATCGACGTCTCCGCGTTTGACCCAGGCAACTTTTAG
- a CDS encoding zinc-dependent alcohol dehydrogenase yields the protein MKATILTAPKQLAVVERELPALRDGQALVRIRATGLCGTDVMVYEGGLPPRKLPITNGHEAAGTIEEIRGESFGFRVNDAVFFRGSWGCGRCEYCLSGAAQLCRERRMLGVDIDGTMAEYAVIPTAQLFHLSEKIPFSDAQSLIGISCGLNLVHRIAEPAGKTAVIFGPGHNGLIILQLLRHAGFGRIVVVVGHRENRARLAMELGADKTVAYDDPRLEETIDSLIPDGPDIAVEASGSVTALKQCIHIVRKSGQVLAFSIYRGDADQFPVREFYNKGITVTGVKGAADCYREAEELLRRGAVRIDPLITHRFPLEKTAEAFAAFHDPEAIRIIVENQA from the coding sequence GTGAAGGCAACAATTTTGACAGCTCCAAAGCAGCTTGCGGTGGTGGAGAGGGAATTGCCTGCGCTCCGGGATGGGCAGGCGCTGGTCCGTATCCGGGCGACCGGTCTGTGCGGCACGGATGTCATGGTGTACGAAGGCGGTTTGCCCCCGCGCAAACTGCCGATTACGAATGGGCATGAGGCGGCCGGAACCATCGAAGAAATCCGCGGGGAGTCCTTTGGCTTCCGCGTGAACGACGCGGTTTTTTTCCGGGGAAGCTGGGGTTGCGGCCGGTGCGAGTACTGCCTGTCCGGCGCCGCGCAGCTGTGCAGGGAGCGGAGGATGCTGGGTGTGGACATCGACGGCACCATGGCGGAGTACGCCGTCATCCCGACCGCACAGCTTTTTCACCTCTCGGAAAAGATTCCCTTCTCCGACGCACAGTCCCTGATCGGCATCAGCTGCGGGCTCAATCTGGTGCACCGCATTGCGGAGCCGGCGGGAAAGACCGCAGTGATCTTCGGCCCGGGACACAATGGGCTGATTATTTTGCAGCTGCTGCGCCACGCCGGGTTTGGCCGGATCGTTGTGGTGGTTGGCCATCGGGAGAACCGCGCAAGGCTTGCCATGGAGCTTGGTGCGGACAAGACAGTGGCCTACGACGACCCCCGCTTGGAAGAGACCATTGACTCCCTGATTCCGGACGGCCCGGATATCGCCGTCGAGGCCTCCGGTTCCGTGACCGCGCTGAAGCAGTGCATCCACATCGTGCGCAAGAGCGGGCAGGTGCTGGCCTTCAGCATCTACCGCGGCGACGCGGACCAGTTCCCGGTACGGGAGTTCTACAACAAGGGGATCACGGTCACGGGGGTAAAGGGAGCGGCGGACTGCTACCGGGAGGCGGAGGAGCTTTTGCGCCGGGGGGCGGTCCGGATCGATCCGCTTATCACCCACCGCTTCCCCCTGGAGAAGACAGCGGAGGCATTTGCGGCGTTCCACGATCCGGAGGCCATCCGGATCATCGTTGAAAATCAGGCTTGA
- a CDS encoding aminopeptidase: protein MSDQHKERKEALFTQKKNGYDRMEPAQREAMERYCADYKAFLDAGKTERECAAFAVALAERAGYKPLVRGAALKTGDKVYRCNRDKSVLLAHIGSRPLSEGVQITAAHIDSPRLDLKPTPLYEDGEMAYFKTHYYGGIRKYQWVTIPLELHGVVAMKDGSTVTVTIGADEGEPKLVITDLLPHLGAEQNKKPLGEAIPGETLNLLLGSRPVSGGEGGDRVKLQVMELLNEKYGITEDDFNSAELEAVPTFRATDIGLDRSLIGAYGHDDRVCAYAALKALLDLKNAPGKTAVCVLADKEEVGSDGVTGMKSAAFDTFMEDLCDAQGVPCRACYENAFCLSADVTAAFDPNFSEAYEKRNSAQVNYGIGLCKYTGARGKSGASDASAETVAYVRGVLDRADVVWQIAELGKVDYGGGGTVAMYMANRNIATLDAGVPVLSMHAPFETVSKLDCYMTYRGIQAIYQAE, encoded by the coding sequence ATGTCTGATCAGCATAAAGAGCGGAAAGAAGCACTGTTTACCCAGAAGAAAAACGGCTATGACCGGATGGAGCCAGCCCAGCGGGAGGCTATGGAGCGCTACTGCGCGGACTACAAGGCGTTTTTGGACGCGGGCAAGACCGAGCGGGAATGCGCGGCCTTTGCCGTGGCTCTGGCGGAAAGGGCGGGCTACAAGCCCCTGGTCCGGGGCGCGGCGCTGAAGACCGGGGACAAGGTCTACCGCTGCAACCGGGACAAGTCGGTCCTGCTGGCTCACATCGGCTCCCGTCCGCTGAGCGAAGGGGTGCAGATCACCGCCGCCCATATCGATTCCCCACGGCTGGACCTCAAGCCCACGCCGCTCTATGAGGACGGGGAGATGGCCTATTTCAAGACCCATTACTACGGCGGCATCCGGAAGTACCAGTGGGTCACCATTCCCCTGGAGCTCCACGGTGTGGTGGCCATGAAGGATGGCTCCACCGTGACGGTCACCATCGGCGCGGACGAGGGGGAACCCAAGCTGGTCATCACCGACCTTCTGCCCCATCTGGGCGCGGAGCAGAACAAAAAGCCTCTGGGGGAGGCCATCCCCGGTGAAACGCTGAACCTGCTGCTTGGCAGCCGCCCGGTGAGCGGCGGAGAGGGCGGCGACCGGGTCAAGCTCCAGGTGATGGAGCTTCTCAACGAGAAGTACGGCATCACGGAGGATGATTTCAACTCCGCTGAACTGGAGGCCGTCCCCACGTTCCGGGCGACCGACATCGGCCTGGACCGCAGCCTCATCGGCGCCTACGGCCACGACGACCGGGTCTGCGCCTACGCCGCGCTGAAGGCGCTGCTGGACCTGAAAAACGCTCCGGGCAAGACGGCGGTGTGTGTTCTGGCCGACAAGGAGGAGGTCGGCTCCGACGGTGTCACGGGCATGAAGTCCGCCGCCTTTGACACCTTTATGGAGGATCTCTGCGACGCCCAGGGCGTACCCTGCCGGGCCTGCTATGAAAATGCGTTCTGCTTAAGCGCGGACGTGACGGCGGCCTTTGATCCCAATTTCTCTGAAGCCTATGAAAAGCGCAACTCCGCCCAGGTCAACTATGGTATAGGCCTTTGCAAGTACACCGGCGCCCGGGGCAAGTCCGGCGCCTCCGACGCCAGCGCCGAGACAGTGGCCTATGTCCGCGGCGTCCTGGACCGAGCGGACGTGGTCTGGCAGATCGCGGAGTTAGGCAAGGTGGATTACGGCGGAGGCGGCACCGTGGCCATGTATATGGCCAACCGGAATATCGCCACATTAGACGCCGGCGTTCCGGTGCTTTCCATGCACGCGCCCTTTGAAACCGTATCCAAGCTGGACTGCTATATGACCTATCGGGGCATCCAGGCGATCTACCAGGCGGAATAA